The Phaenicophaeus curvirostris isolate KB17595 chromosome 15, BPBGC_Pcur_1.0, whole genome shotgun sequence genome window below encodes:
- the YIPF5 gene encoding protein YIPF5, with amino-acid sequence MSGFDSFSTDFFQTGYSVEDPAQAYGYSAGPYSKQYGGYDYSQQSGFVPPDMVQQQPYTGQIYQPTQAYTPTSAQSFYGSNFEDEPPLLEELGINFDHIWQKTLTVLHPLKVADGTIMNETDLAGPMVFCLAFGATLLLAGKIQFGYVYGISAIGCVGMFCLLNLMSMTGVSFGCVASVLGYCLLPMILLSTFAIVFSLQGIAGIILTAGVIGWCSFSASKIFISALAMEGQQLLVAYPCALLYGVFALISVF; translated from the exons ATGTCTGGGTTCGACAGCTTCAGCACTGACTTCTTCCAGACGGGTTACAGCGTGGAGGACCCTGCGCAGGCCTACGGTTACAGCGCGGGGCCGTACAGCAA GCAGTATGGAGGCTACGACTACTCTCAGCAAAGCGGATTTGTCCCTCCAGACATGGTGCAGCAGCAGCCGTACACAGGGCAGATTTACCAGCCAACGCAGGCATACACTCCAACCTCAGCACAGTCCTTTTATGGAAGCAATTTTGAGGATGAGCCTCCTCTATTAGAAG AATTGGGGATCAATTTTGACCACATCTGGCAGAAGACGCTAACGGTGCTGCACCCGTTAAAAGTCGCAGACGGCACCATCATGAATGAGACTGACCTGGCAGGACCAATGGTCTTCTGCCTAGCTTTTGGAGCCACGTTATTACTG GCTGGTAAAATCCAATTTGGTTATGTGTATGGGATAAGTGCAATTGGATGCGTAGGGATGTTTTGTCTCCTGAACTTGATGAGCATGACGGGTGTCTCCTTTGGCTGCGTCGCCAGTGTCCTTGGATACTGTCTTCTTCCCATGATCCTGCTTTCCACCTTCGCCATTGTATTTTCCTTGCA GGGAATAGCGGGGATTATTCTCACGGCTGGAGTCATTGGCTGGTGCAGTTTTTCTGCTTCCAAGATCTTTATTTCTGCCTTAGCGATGGAAGGACAGCAACTACTTGTAGCGTacccctgtgctttgctgtatGGGGTCTTTGCTCTTATTTCGGTATTCTGA